A genomic segment from Bradyrhizobium diazoefficiens USDA 110 encodes:
- a CDS encoding ABC transporter ATP-binding protein — protein sequence MAEQHISMLSLRGLTRRFGGLTAVDAIDLDLARGGLVSIIGPNGAGKTTLFNLVTGLDRPDAGQVRFEGQDITGLSPERLAAEGIARTFQLGRVFGNLSVMDNVLIGAHTRLRAVKPAVPVIGPLLELGLALLRPASVKAEEERLREEVKAILARFGERLLPRIDQPAYSLSYANRRRVEIARALALKPRLLLLDEPTAGMNPTETAEMQGLVAELKAEGLTILLIEHKLEMVMRLSDRVIVMDEGKKIAEGPGEQVRGDPKVIEAYLGHGLSGAAEQESAA from the coding sequence ATGGCAGAGCAGCACATTTCCATGCTGTCGCTGCGCGGGCTGACGCGGCGCTTCGGCGGCCTCACCGCGGTCGACGCCATCGATCTCGACCTTGCCAGGGGCGGGCTCGTCAGCATCATCGGCCCGAACGGCGCCGGCAAGACGACGCTGTTCAATCTCGTGACCGGGCTCGACCGGCCCGACGCAGGTCAAGTCCGCTTCGAAGGCCAGGACATCACCGGCCTTTCGCCGGAACGCCTCGCGGCCGAGGGCATTGCCCGCACCTTCCAGCTCGGCCGCGTCTTCGGCAATCTCAGCGTCATGGACAACGTCCTGATCGGCGCGCATACGCGGCTGCGCGCGGTCAAGCCGGCGGTGCCGGTGATCGGCCCGCTGCTGGAATTGGGGCTGGCGCTGCTGCGTCCCGCCAGTGTCAAGGCCGAGGAAGAGCGGCTGCGCGAGGAGGTGAAAGCCATCCTCGCCCGCTTTGGCGAGCGGCTGCTGCCGCGGATCGACCAGCCGGCCTACAGCCTCTCCTACGCCAACCGCCGCCGCGTCGAGATCGCTCGTGCGCTCGCTCTTAAGCCGCGCCTGCTGCTGCTCGACGAGCCGACCGCCGGCATGAACCCGACCGAGACTGCCGAAATGCAGGGCCTCGTCGCCGAGTTGAAGGCGGAGGGGCTGACCATCCTGTTGATCGAGCACAAGCTCGAGATGGTGATGCGCCTCTCCGACCGCGTCATCGTCATGGACGAGGGCAAGAAGATCGCGGAGGGACCGGGCGAACAGGTGCGTGGCGATCCCAAGGTGATCGAGGCCTATCTCGGTCACGGCCTGTCGGGGGCGGCGGAGCAGGAGAGCGCGGCATGA
- a CDS encoding ABC transporter permease: protein MSSWLDYTINGLIVGNVYALVAVGLALIFGVSRLINFAQGSIYLVGAYIGWVAVVQLHTPLPLTIIVVAVAAALVGLIIERFGLRPLQNSVRIAPLLATIGISFVLDQLVMLTFSPNPRALPSQLPDVRFQIGGGTIGPLDLLIAGVGITSALLLFVFLRYSKLGWAVRATAQDRDAAMQMGVDVNRVNQAVFGIAAALGGVSGMLVGMYYNQIDTAMSLQATLKGVVAEVVGGAGNVPGAVIGSLLLGLVESYGVAVFGTSYRNLFAFLLLVVVLVLRPNGLFASARQAPPEPLTGTFIAPSRPVRIPRWALLVAAAAFAILPLFPVSFYVLQTLINAWLLGMLALSLTLVAGTIGQVSLGHAALLAIGAYTSALLSLSFAVPVGLAIIGGGLMSAALGTALISPSFRLRGHYVSIATLAIGEIVSLVILNWESVTRGPIGISGIPPLSLFGYDLVSPSSVYWFSLAVMVVLALLQARLLGSHLGRSFRAIRDDDIAARAYGLSLNRYKSLAFIFGGFAAGVSGGIAAHLYSYINHETFNTQQSILALTVVILGGLGNVVGAIVGSVALVGLPELFRIAAEYRILIYGIVLLLLVRFRPQGLLGTM from the coding sequence TTGTCTTCCTGGCTCGACTACACGATCAACGGGCTGATCGTCGGCAATGTCTACGCCCTTGTTGCAGTCGGGCTCGCGCTGATCTTCGGCGTCAGCCGGCTGATCAACTTTGCGCAAGGCTCGATCTATCTGGTCGGTGCCTATATCGGCTGGGTCGCGGTGGTGCAGCTGCATACGCCGCTGCCGCTCACCATCATCGTGGTCGCGGTGGCCGCAGCGCTGGTCGGGCTGATCATCGAGCGGTTCGGCCTGCGGCCGCTCCAGAACTCGGTGCGCATCGCGCCGCTGCTCGCGACCATCGGCATCAGCTTCGTGCTCGACCAGCTGGTGATGCTGACGTTCTCGCCGAACCCGCGTGCGCTGCCGAGCCAGTTGCCGGACGTCCGCTTCCAGATCGGCGGCGGCACGATCGGGCCGCTCGATCTGCTCATCGCCGGCGTCGGCATCACCAGCGCGCTGCTGCTGTTCGTGTTCCTGCGCTACAGCAAGCTCGGCTGGGCGGTGCGCGCCACGGCGCAGGACCGCGATGCCGCGATGCAGATGGGCGTCGATGTCAACCGCGTCAATCAGGCGGTGTTCGGCATCGCCGCGGCGCTCGGCGGCGTCTCCGGCATGCTGGTCGGCATGTACTACAACCAGATCGACACCGCGATGAGCCTTCAGGCGACACTCAAGGGCGTCGTCGCCGAAGTCGTCGGCGGCGCCGGCAACGTGCCGGGCGCGGTGATCGGGAGCCTGTTGCTGGGACTGGTCGAAAGCTACGGCGTAGCCGTGTTCGGCACCAGCTACCGCAATCTGTTCGCGTTCCTGCTGCTGGTCGTCGTGCTGGTGTTGCGGCCGAACGGCCTGTTCGCCAGCGCGCGGCAGGCGCCGCCCGAGCCGCTCACCGGGACTTTCATCGCGCCGAGCCGGCCGGTGCGCATTCCGCGCTGGGCGCTGCTGGTGGCGGCCGCTGCCTTTGCGATCCTGCCGCTGTTCCCGGTGTCCTTCTACGTGCTCCAGACCCTGATCAACGCCTGGCTGCTCGGCATGCTCGCGCTCAGCCTCACGCTCGTTGCAGGCACGATCGGGCAGGTCTCGCTTGGACATGCGGCGCTGCTCGCGATCGGCGCCTACACGTCCGCGCTGCTGTCGCTGAGCTTCGCCGTTCCCGTCGGCCTCGCCATCATCGGCGGCGGCCTGATGAGCGCTGCGCTCGGCACCGCTCTGATCTCGCCGTCGTTCCGCCTGCGCGGGCACTACGTCTCGATCGCGACGCTCGCCATCGGCGAGATCGTGTCGCTGGTGATCTTGAACTGGGAGAGCGTCACGCGCGGGCCGATCGGCATCTCCGGCATTCCGCCGCTGTCGCTGTTCGGCTACGACCTCGTCAGCCCGTCGTCGGTCTACTGGTTCAGCCTTGCGGTCATGGTCGTTCTGGCGCTGCTCCAGGCGCGCCTGCTCGGCTCGCATCTCGGCCGCAGCTTTCGCGCCATCCGCGACGACGACATCGCCGCGCGCGCCTACGGCCTCAGCCTGAACCGCTACAAATCGCTGGCCTTCATCTTCGGCGGGTTTGCGGCGGGTGTCAGCGGCGGCATCGCCGCGCATCTCTATTCCTACATCAACCACGAGACCTTCAACACGCAGCAGTCCATCCTGGCGCTGACGGTCGTGATCCTCGGCGGACTCGGCAATGTCGTCGGCGCCATCGTCGGATCGGTGGCGCTGGTCGGCCTGCCCGAATTGTTCCGGATCGCGGCGGAGTACCGCATCCTGATCTACGGCATCGTGCTGCTGCTGCTGGTGCGGTTCAGGCCGCAGGGCCTGTTGGGGACGATGTGA
- a CDS encoding ABC transporter substrate-binding protein — MSNIDRRTLVKGSLAAMMAGAAFSRSAFAQSSEPILLGVSGPLTGPNAQYGTQWKQGFDLALDEIQAAGGINGHKLAYSFEDSQSDPRQSVAIAQKFVSDPRIVMELGDFSSPASMAASPIYQRGGLVQFGFTNSHPDFTKGGDFMWSTSVSQADEQPLLAAYAVKRLGLKKLAILHLNTDWGRTSRDYFVKAAKEYGAEIAVTEGYIAEERDFRSTLVRVRDASPDGLILISYYSDGALIARQARQVGLKQTICAASSVYSPKFLELGGEAVEDVHLGTRYFPEDPRPEVKKFITGFKAKYNGQEPDAFNAYAYDAMNMAAAVVRIGGTDRRAIRDAFAKVKDVSSVIFGSATFDVESRRVKGAMNAELVVRKGQFALWDGKPT, encoded by the coding sequence ATGAGCAACATCGATCGCCGTACCCTGGTCAAGGGCTCGCTCGCCGCCATGATGGCGGGAGCGGCCTTCTCGCGCAGCGCGTTTGCGCAGTCGTCCGAGCCGATCCTGCTCGGCGTCAGCGGCCCCCTGACCGGGCCGAACGCGCAATATGGCACGCAGTGGAAGCAGGGCTTCGATCTCGCACTCGACGAGATCCAGGCCGCCGGCGGCATCAACGGCCACAAGCTCGCCTACAGCTTCGAGGACAGCCAGAGCGACCCGCGCCAGTCGGTGGCGATCGCCCAGAAGTTCGTGTCCGATCCCCGGATCGTCATGGAGCTCGGCGATTTCTCCAGCCCGGCCTCGATGGCGGCATCCCCGATCTATCAGCGCGGCGGCCTCGTGCAGTTCGGTTTCACCAATTCGCACCCCGATTTCACCAAGGGTGGCGACTTCATGTGGAGCACGTCGGTGAGCCAGGCCGACGAGCAGCCGCTGCTGGCGGCCTATGCCGTCAAGCGCCTCGGTCTCAAGAAGCTCGCGATACTCCACCTCAACACCGATTGGGGCCGCACCAGCCGCGACTATTTCGTCAAGGCGGCGAAGGAATACGGCGCCGAGATCGCGGTGACCGAGGGCTACATCGCGGAGGAGCGCGACTTCCGCTCCACCCTGGTGCGCGTGCGCGACGCCAGTCCGGACGGGCTGATCCTGATCTCCTACTATTCCGACGGTGCGCTGATCGCGCGCCAGGCCCGCCAGGTCGGGCTGAAGCAGACCATCTGCGCGGCAAGCTCGGTATACTCGCCGAAATTTCTGGAGCTCGGCGGCGAGGCGGTCGAGGACGTCCATCTCGGCACGCGTTATTTCCCCGAGGATCCCAGGCCCGAGGTGAAGAAATTCATCACGGGCTTCAAGGCCAAGTACAACGGGCAGGAGCCCGACGCCTTCAACGCCTATGCCTACGACGCGATGAACATGGCGGCCGCGGTCGTGAGGATCGGCGGCACCGATCGCCGCGCCATCCGCGACGCCTTCGCCAAGGTGAAGGATGTGTCGAGCGTCATTTTCGGCTCCGCGACGTTCGACGTCGAGAGCCGCCGGGTCAAGGGCGCCATGAACGCAGAACTGGTCGTGCGCAAGGGCCAGTTCGCGCTCTGGGACGGCAAGCCAACCTGA
- a CDS encoding alkylhydroperoxidase domain protein, with protein MSAANTVNPPVVFTQDELGWVSWIDPLPEAELTERHFAGLVDRARAKSEYFRLLVRDPEVLEARTKTDKDIFYNVADGLPRAERELAAAATSRYNGCIYCASVHARFASTYSKRRDDVQRLLDEGVEADLGERWNAVVKASVALAATPIAFGPDNVEELRRAGLDDAEIVDVINGASFFNWANRLMLSLGEPSK; from the coding sequence ATGAGCGCTGCAAACACAGTCAATCCGCCCGTCGTCTTCACCCAGGACGAGCTCGGCTGGGTGTCGTGGATCGACCCGCTGCCCGAGGCCGAGCTGACCGAGCGGCACTTCGCCGGCCTGGTCGATCGCGCCCGCGCCAAGTCGGAATATTTCCGCCTCTTGGTGCGCGATCCCGAGGTGCTGGAAGCCCGCACCAAGACCGACAAGGACATCTTCTACAACGTCGCCGATGGCCTGCCGCGCGCCGAGCGCGAGCTCGCAGCCGCCGCGACCTCGCGCTACAACGGCTGCATCTATTGCGCCTCCGTGCATGCGCGATTTGCCAGCACCTATTCCAAGCGCCGCGACGACGTGCAGCGGCTGCTCGACGAAGGCGTCGAGGCCGATCTCGGCGAGCGCTGGAATGCCGTGGTCAAGGCCTCGGTGGCGCTGGCCGCGACGCCGATCGCGTTCGGGCCCGACAATGTCGAGGAGCTGCGCCGCGCCGGTCTCGACGATGCCGAGATCGTCGACGTCATCAACGGCGCCTCGTTCTTCAACTGGGCGAACCGGCTGATGCTGTCGCTCGGTGAGCCCTCGAAATAG
- a CDS encoding CMD domain protein has translation MATKDIIDTLAGIEPGSALDGIRAKRVQARENAQKSYLSLFEPIDAGDFSLSERAAVAFFVIGLHREPVVAAFYRAKLAATAEGARLVEAIEVEIARGATSGPYGAFPAGPLSVENTAGLIYRVSAERKPDLGPRLVAALEHAHLLVFRPRDAASADMKALLAAGWSNTGIVTFSQLVAFLSFQVRVVTGLRVLGASLGRTANAAAGA, from the coding sequence ATGGCGACGAAGGATATCATCGACACGCTCGCCGGGATCGAACCGGGGTCCGCCCTGGACGGCATCCGCGCGAAGCGCGTGCAGGCGCGCGAGAACGCGCAGAAGAGCTATCTGTCGCTGTTCGAGCCGATCGACGCCGGCGATTTTTCGCTTTCCGAGCGCGCCGCGGTCGCGTTCTTCGTGATCGGTCTTCACCGCGAGCCCGTTGTCGCCGCGTTCTACCGGGCAAAGCTCGCGGCGACCGCCGAAGGAGCGCGCCTGGTCGAAGCGATCGAGGTCGAAATCGCGCGCGGCGCGACCTCGGGCCCGTACGGCGCTTTCCCGGCTGGACCGCTGTCGGTCGAGAACACGGCCGGTTTGATCTATCGCGTCAGCGCAGAGCGCAAACCCGACCTCGGTCCTCGGCTCGTTGCGGCGCTTGAGCATGCGCATCTGCTGGTGTTCCGGCCGCGCGATGCCGCGTCCGCCGACATGAAGGCGCTGCTGGCCGCCGGCTGGTCGAATACCGGCATCGTCACCTTCTCCCAGCTCGTTGCGTTCCTGTCGTTCCAGGTGCGCGTCGTCACGGGCCTGCGCGTGCTCGGCGCCTCGCTTGGGCGCACTGCAAACGCCGCGGCTGGCGCGTAA
- a CDS encoding putative FMN-dependent luciferase-like monooxygenase produces the protein MKRFANLKRLGFFTRLLDEAPPADRYRFAAEQIVRAEKAGLDSAWIAQHHFHEREGGLPSPFTFLGYVAAQTSRIRLGTGIVTLPLENAVRVAEDAAVLDLLCDGRFELGVGTGGNPSAFAAFGLDGAQRNEIFARNLEVVRTALAGKPLTGGDTLYPQRPQLDGRIWQATFSVAGGARAGKAGDGLLLSRTQPRAKDAPRATLAEIQNPIIDAYLEALPPGREPRIMASRSVFVADDHREAMRLADIGLRRALPQFMKGGHLPPGETLAEMITAFDTHVGAADEVIASLRGDATLERVTDLVFQAHSVDAPHPYILRSIELVADKVAPALGWTRTAAQDVALAG, from the coding sequence ATGAAACGGTTCGCAAATCTGAAAAGACTGGGCTTCTTCACGCGGCTTCTCGACGAGGCGCCGCCGGCGGACCGCTATCGCTTCGCGGCCGAGCAGATCGTGCGCGCCGAGAAGGCCGGCCTCGATTCCGCGTGGATCGCGCAGCACCATTTTCACGAGCGTGAGGGCGGCCTGCCGTCGCCCTTCACCTTCCTGGGTTATGTCGCCGCGCAGACCTCGCGCATCCGCCTCGGCACCGGCATCGTCACGCTGCCGCTGGAGAATGCGGTGAGGGTGGCGGAGGACGCCGCGGTGCTCGACCTTCTCTGCGACGGCCGGTTCGAACTCGGCGTCGGCACCGGCGGCAATCCGTCGGCTTTTGCCGCCTTCGGTCTCGATGGTGCCCAGCGCAACGAGATCTTTGCGCGCAATCTCGAGGTCGTCCGCACTGCGCTCGCCGGCAAGCCGCTCACCGGCGGCGACACGCTCTATCCGCAGCGGCCGCAACTGGACGGCCGGATCTGGCAGGCGACATTCTCGGTCGCCGGCGGCGCCCGCGCCGGCAAGGCGGGCGATGGCCTCCTGCTCTCGCGCACGCAGCCGCGGGCCAAGGATGCGCCGCGCGCAACGCTGGCCGAGATCCAGAACCCGATCATCGACGCCTATCTCGAAGCGCTGCCGCCGGGACGCGAGCCGCGCATCATGGCCTCGCGCAGCGTCTTCGTCGCCGACGACCATCGTGAGGCGATGCGCCTTGCCGACATTGGATTGCGGCGCGCGCTGCCGCAATTCATGAAGGGCGGTCACCTTCCGCCGGGCGAGACGCTGGCGGAGATGATCACCGCGTTCGACACGCATGTCGGCGCCGCCGACGAGGTCATCGCCTCGCTGCGTGGCGACGCGACGCTGGAGCGGGTGACCGACCTGGTCTTCCAGGCGCATTCGGTCGATGCACCGCACCCCTATATCCTGCGCTCGATCGAGCTGGTCGCGGACAAGGTGGCGCCGGCGCTGGGCTGGACCCGGACGGCGGCGCAAGACGTGGCGCTGGCGGGCTAA
- a CDS encoding MetQ/NlpA family ABC transporter substrate-binding protein: MSFRLPLILSTVLAAWLATATAETIKIGVTPGPHAQILEAVKPIAARQGLDIQLLEFSDYAVPNAALDAGEIQANSFQNQPYLDNQKADRGYKIEAVGLTVNFPIGVYSKKHKAFADIPEGGKVSIPNDPTNGGRVLLLLRDKGVIKLKDGTGFKPTVLDITENPKKLKFIEVDAAQAPRALDDVDAAAINTNYATQAGLDPVKDPILREDPKGPYVNLIAVRTADKDKPWVKVLVDSYHTPEVKEFVLTKFKGAVLPSW; encoded by the coding sequence ATGTCGTTTCGCCTCCCTCTGATCCTCTCGACCGTGCTCGCCGCCTGGTTGGCCACAGCAACAGCCGAGACCATCAAGATCGGCGTGACGCCGGGGCCGCATGCGCAGATCCTCGAGGCGGTGAAGCCGATCGCCGCCAGGCAGGGGCTCGATATCCAGTTGCTCGAGTTCTCCGATTATGCGGTGCCGAACGCCGCGCTCGACGCCGGCGAGATCCAGGCCAATTCGTTCCAGAACCAGCCGTATCTGGACAACCAGAAAGCCGATCGCGGCTACAAGATCGAGGCCGTCGGCCTGACCGTGAACTTCCCGATCGGCGTCTATTCGAAGAAGCACAAGGCCTTCGCCGACATCCCGGAGGGCGGCAAGGTCTCGATCCCGAACGATCCGACCAATGGCGGCCGCGTGCTGCTGCTGCTGCGCGACAAGGGCGTGATCAAGCTGAAGGATGGCACGGGGTTCAAGCCCACGGTGCTCGACATCACCGAGAATCCCAAGAAGCTGAAGTTCATCGAGGTCGACGCCGCGCAGGCGCCGCGCGCGCTCGACGACGTCGACGCAGCCGCGATCAACACCAACTATGCAACCCAGGCGGGCCTCGATCCGGTCAAGGATCCGATCCTGCGCGAGGACCCGAAGGGACCCTATGTCAACCTGATCGCGGTTCGCACCGCCGACAAGGACAAGCCCTGGGTCAAGGTGCTCGTGGACAGCTACCATACGCCTGAGGTGAAGGAGTTCGTCCTGACCAAGTTCAAGGGGGCGGTGCTGCCCAGCTGGTAG
- a CDS encoding MATE family efflux transporter, which yields MSVEDAAAPALPAAQVAAHAAAPLRQAASPGAAVTPGAAGTLSAAEQRRAALLTAPILPTLLKLAAPTVTVLVAQTAVNIAEAYYVGFLGTDALAGAALVFPIFMLMTMMSNGGFGSGVASSVARAVGAGRRDDAEAALFHAVVLAILAGGVFTLGVTLGGPWLYRTLGGQGDALAAATTYSNYLFAGAIPVWIVNLQAAALRGSGNVKVPALVTLVGAIVTIPVSPALIFGLGPIPRLGIGGAGVAFGLYYGAAMLFLLRYMASGATGLKLHIVPLRPKIFGDMLTVGIPTAFNAVLTNLTVILVTGAVGLFGTSALAGYGIASRLDYIMIPLLFGISTATLTMVGVNMGAGQTARARRIGWISGIVGMVMTGTIGLLVAIFPTAWLNLFSRDAEVVSEGMTYLRIVAPAYAALGFGFVTSFAAQGTGRAMGPLASSIARILIAAGGGWIAVASFGAGMAGLATMVAVALVAYAAICALVMLSPSTWRSE from the coding sequence ATGTCAGTCGAGGATGCCGCCGCCCCGGCCTTGCCCGCCGCACAAGTCGCGGCCCATGCCGCGGCTCCGCTTCGCCAGGCGGCTTCGCCAGGCGCCGCCGTCACCCCAGGCGCCGCCGGCACCCTAAGCGCGGCGGAGCAGCGGCGAGCGGCACTGCTGACCGCGCCGATCCTGCCCACGCTGCTCAAGCTGGCCGCGCCGACCGTGACCGTGCTGGTGGCTCAGACCGCGGTGAATATTGCCGAGGCCTATTATGTCGGGTTCCTCGGTACCGACGCGCTGGCGGGCGCCGCGCTGGTGTTCCCCATCTTCATGCTGATGACCATGATGTCGAACGGCGGGTTCGGCTCTGGCGTTGCGTCCTCGGTCGCGCGCGCGGTCGGGGCGGGGCGCCGTGATGACGCCGAGGCGGCGCTGTTTCATGCCGTCGTGCTCGCCATCCTCGCCGGCGGTGTGTTCACGCTCGGCGTGACTCTCGGCGGCCCGTGGCTCTACCGGACCCTCGGCGGCCAGGGCGATGCGCTCGCTGCGGCCACCACCTATTCCAACTATCTGTTCGCCGGCGCCATTCCGGTGTGGATCGTCAACCTCCAGGCGGCGGCGCTGCGTGGCTCGGGCAACGTCAAGGTGCCCGCGCTGGTGACGCTGGTCGGCGCAATCGTGACCATCCCGGTCTCGCCGGCGCTGATCTTCGGCCTCGGGCCGATCCCGCGGCTCGGCATCGGCGGCGCCGGCGTCGCCTTCGGCCTCTATTATGGCGCGGCCATGCTGTTCCTGCTGCGCTACATGGCATCGGGTGCGACAGGCCTGAAGCTGCACATCGTGCCGCTGCGCCCAAAAATCTTCGGCGACATGCTGACGGTCGGCATCCCAACCGCCTTCAACGCGGTGTTGACCAACCTCACCGTCATCCTCGTCACCGGCGCGGTCGGCCTGTTCGGCACCTCCGCGCTCGCCGGCTACGGCATCGCCTCGCGGCTCGACTACATCATGATCCCGCTGCTGTTCGGCATTAGCACGGCGACCCTGACCATGGTCGGCGTCAACATGGGCGCGGGCCAGACCGCGCGGGCGCGCCGGATCGGCTGGATCAGCGGCATCGTCGGCATGGTCATGACCGGGACGATTGGCCTACTGGTCGCGATCTTCCCGACCGCCTGGCTCAATCTCTTCAGCCGCGATGCCGAAGTGGTGAGCGAAGGCATGACCTATTTGCGCATCGTGGCGCCGGCCTATGCCGCGCTCGGCTTCGGCTTCGTCACGTCCTTCGCCGCCCAAGGCACCGGGCGCGCCATGGGGCCGCTCGCCTCCTCGATCGCGCGGATCCTGATCGCCGCCGGCGGCGGCTGGATCGCGGTGGCAAGCTTTGGCGCGGGCATGGCGGGGCTCGCCACCATGGTCGCGGTGGCGCTCGTAGCCTATGCCGCGATCTGCGCCCTGGTCATGCTGTCGCCGTCGACCTGGCGGTCCGAATAG
- a CDS encoding TetR family transcriptional regulator: MARYDKGHRDATRPHIIDVASAQFRERGIAAVGLAGIMSAAGLTNGAFYTHFESKEDLVRAVLLDALERREQRHKDNLENGIALETTIRDYLSPRHRDHAGTGCPTAALASEIARHPKTTRDAFTAKMSDIIALMAAQMPDGTAAERRRRAMSVYATMVGALQLSRAVSDKQLSEEILENAVKAALALANGR; the protein is encoded by the coding sequence TTGGCGCGGTACGACAAGGGACACCGGGACGCGACGCGGCCGCACATCATCGACGTCGCCTCGGCGCAGTTCCGCGAGAGGGGCATCGCCGCCGTGGGTCTCGCCGGCATCATGTCCGCGGCCGGCCTGACCAACGGCGCCTTCTACACACATTTCGAATCCAAGGAGGATCTGGTGCGCGCGGTGCTGCTGGATGCGCTTGAGCGGCGCGAGCAGCGGCACAAGGACAATCTCGAAAACGGCATCGCCCTGGAGACTACGATCCGCGACTACCTCTCGCCGCGCCATCGCGACCACGCCGGGACCGGCTGCCCGACCGCGGCGCTGGCGTCCGAGATCGCGCGGCATCCGAAGACGACGCGCGATGCCTTCACCGCAAAGATGTCCGACATCATTGCGCTGATGGCGGCGCAGATGCCGGATGGCACGGCTGCGGAGCGCCGGCGGCGCGCGATGTCGGTCTATGCGACCATGGTCGGCGCGCTGCAATTGTCGCGGGCCGTGAGCGACAAGCAGTTGTCGGAGGAAATTCTGGAGAACGCGGTGAAGGCCGCGTTGGCGCTTGCGAATGGGCGGTGA